Proteins encoded together in one Lepisosteus oculatus isolate fLepOcu1 chromosome 2, fLepOcu1.hap2, whole genome shotgun sequence window:
- the neflb gene encoding neurofilament light polypeptide has protein sequence MTSVGYDPYFTSYKRRYVESSPRVVHISGVRSAGYGGARSVYSSHSAPLSTSVGTARHRPYGLSASSASSLLMAADFDLSQATQVGSEFKTVRTQEKAQLQELNDRFASFIERVHELEQQNKVLEAELLVLRQKHVEPSRLQALYEHEIRELRAAVEEARGEKQAAQNERDGLEDALRGLQSRYEEEVLSREEAEGRLMETRKVADEAALGRAELEKRAETLLDEIAFLKRVHEEEIAELQAQVQYAQISVEMEVAKPDLSAALRDIRSQYEKLAARNMQAAEDWFKSKFTVLTETAARNTDAVRNAKDEVGEYRRQLKARSLEIEACRGMNEALEKQLQDLEEKQNADIAALQETISQLENELRSTKNEMARYLKEYQDLLNVKMALDIEIAAYRKLLEGEETRFSVGGMASTFTQSAAPMFSRSLFSLQSSSASSISAPYLLSSRLLSSAFSASHAQEVEEVIQASQSEQAEAAPPAEEEEAEEEAEQKEGEEEAAEEGGEEEEAEEAEKEEAGEEGEEEAGEKDEGEGEGQGEGEEEAEAEGEGEAEAEGEGEGEGGEEAEEGEAEATAEAGEDAEEAQEEEEEGKEEKEEEKKEKKPEEKKD, from the exons ATGACTTCCGTTGGCTACGACCCCTACTTCACCTCCTACAAGCGCCGATATGTGGAGAGCAGCCCCAGGGTGGTGCACATCTCCGGGGTGCGCAGCGCAGGATACGGGGGCGCCCGCTCGGTCTACTCCAGCCACTCGGCTCCGCTGTCCACCTCGGTGGGCACAGCCCGCCACCGCCCCTATGGCCTCTCCGCCTCCTCCGCCTCCTCTCTCCTCATGGCGGCGGACTTCGACCTGAGCCAGGCCACGCAGGTGGGGAGCGAGTTCAAGACCGTCCGCACCCAGGAGAAAGCCCAGCTGCAGGAGCTGAACGACCGCTTCGCCAGCTTCATCGAGCGCGTGCACGAGCTGGAGCAGCAGAACAAGGTGCTGGAGGCTGAGCTGCTGGTGCTCCGGCAGAAGCACGTGGAGCCCTCCCGGCTCCAGGCGCTGTACGAGCACGAGATCCGGGAGCTGCGGGCCGCCGTGGAAGAGGCGCGGGGCGAGAAGCAGGCGGCGCAGAACGAGCGCGACGGCCTGGAGGATGCCCTGCGGGGCCTGCAGAGCCGCTACGAGGAGGAAGTGCTGAGCCGCGAGGAAGCGGAGGGACGGCTGATGGAGACCCGCAAGGTGGCAGACGAGGCTGCCCTCGGCCGAGCCGAGCTGGAGAAGCGGGCCGAGACGCTGCTGGACGAGATCGCCTTCCTGAAGCGGGTGCACGAGGAGGAGATCGCCGAGCTGCAGGCGCAGGTGCAGTACGCCCAGATCTCCGTGGAGATGGAGGTGGCCAAGCCCGACCTGTCTGCTGCCCTCCGCGACATCCGCTCCCAGTACGAGAAGCTGGCCGCACGCAACATGCAGGCCGCCGAGGACTGGTTCAAGAGCAAGTTCACCGTGCTGACCGAGACGGCGGCCCGCAACACCGACGCTGTGCGCAACGCCAAGGACGAGGTGGGCGAATACCGGCGCCAGCTCAAGGCTCGCAGCCTGGAGATCGAGGCGTGCCGGGGCATGAACGAGGCCCTGGAGAAACAGCTGCAGGATCTGGAGGAGAAGCAGAATGCTGACATCGCCGCTCTTCAG GAAACCATCAGCCAGCTGGAGAACGAGCTGAGGAGCACTAAGAACGAGATGGCGCGCTACCTGAAGGAGTACCAGGACTTGCTCAATGTGAAGATGGCTCTGGATATTGAAATCGCAGCTTACAG GAAACTGCTGGAAGGGGAGGAGACGCGGTTCAGCGTTGGAGGCATGGCGAGCACTTTCACCCAGAGCGCGGCCCCCATGTTCAGCCGCTCGCTCTTCTCCCTCCAGAGCAGCTCGGCCAGCAGCATCAGCGCCCCCTACCTGCTGAGCAGCCGTCTGCTGAGCTCCGCCTTTTCTGCCAGCCACGCCCAGGAGGTGGAGGAAGTCATCCAGGCCAGCCAATCAGAGCAGGCCGAAGCAGCCCCGCCTGCAGAGGAGGAAGAGGCGGAGGAGGAGGCGGAACAGaaggagggagaggaagaggctGCCGAGGAAG GcggtgaggaagaggaggccgAGGAGGCAGAGAAAGAGGAAGCTGGggaagagggagaggaagaggcaggagaGAAGGATGAGGGTGAGGGTGaaggacagggagagggagaggaagaggctgaggcagagggagaaggagaggcagaggcagaaggagagggagaaggagaaggaggtgAAGAGGCTGAAGAAGGAGAGGCGGAGGCCACAGCCGAGGCAGGAGAAGATGCAGAGGAGGcccaagaagaggaagaggagggaaaggaagagaaggaagaagaaaagaaggagaaaaagccAGAGGAGAAGAAGGACTGA